From a single bacterium genomic region:
- a CDS encoding tetratricopeptide repeat protein, with protein sequence MARLTPREEAKLRQYEDLLRRESHALIFAPLASLYARQFDFQKAVDVLRRGLAIYPNYFSAHVLLARCYIALDNFDAAAADLESVLGADPYNVSALGLLGDEMRNRGRLAEARDHYLKILEIEPDNEEYAYKLELLNTLIEGSPFAREAEVAVEEAEAITPPTPEVIEVPPVPPEVEEVETAPVLEEAELAAAQPAEAGPAAAELEEAEAGPEEIATLTLAKIYEDQGFFVRAREVIDNVLAREPDNAAALEARDHMETLVAGEESPTGASVVRLIQKVEAVSGLLEHDELELWEEVSAGVEDALSGFEEITVAQAVAAAAGLRSFDDFTLGRDNRAAWELDMPGVAATAGEAGAEEMDVELPLSPAFDGSAGVNVAELAARAAPGIAGEDLFSIGLGETRAEGVDSVDLAGVVPARKGETGAEEFALPAGAEAAAPVEEAAEVGVGEAAGEDELAVRPERYQPRKPLELEREPFEKDEDFLSWLDSIKLKEL encoded by the coding sequence ATGGCACGTTTAACGCCCAGAGAAGAAGCTAAGCTTCGCCAATACGAGGATTTGCTCAGGCGGGAGTCGCACGCGCTGATCTTCGCGCCGCTCGCCAGCCTCTACGCGCGACAGTTCGACTTCCAAAAGGCGGTCGACGTCCTGCGGCGCGGCCTGGCGATATACCCCAACTACTTCAGCGCGCACGTCCTCCTCGCCCGGTGTTATATCGCTTTGGACAATTTCGACGCCGCGGCCGCCGACCTCGAGAGCGTACTCGGGGCGGACCCGTACAACGTATCCGCGCTGGGCCTGTTGGGCGACGAGATGCGCAACCGCGGCCGGTTGGCCGAAGCCCGCGATCACTATTTGAAGATACTCGAGATCGAACCCGATAACGAGGAATACGCGTACAAGCTGGAACTGCTCAACACGTTGATCGAGGGGAGCCCCTTTGCCCGGGAGGCGGAGGTCGCCGTAGAGGAGGCCGAAGCGATAACGCCGCCGACGCCGGAGGTAATAGAAGTCCCGCCCGTGCCTCCCGAAGTCGAAGAGGTGGAGACGGCTCCCGTCCTCGAGGAAGCGGAGTTGGCGGCGGCCCAGCCCGCGGAAGCCGGGCCGGCGGCGGCCGAGCTCGAGGAAGCGGAGGCCGGGCCGGAGGAAATCGCGACCCTCACGCTGGCCAAGATATACGAGGACCAAGGGTTCTTCGTGCGCGCGCGGGAGGTAATAGACAACGTCCTGGCGCGCGAACCGGACAACGCCGCCGCCCTGGAGGCCCGCGACCACATGGAAACGCTCGTAGCGGGGGAAGAATCGCCGACCGGGGCTTCGGTCGTCCGATTAATCCAGAAGGTGGAAGCGGTATCCGGTTTGCTGGAGCACGACGAGCTCGAGCTGTGGGAAGAGGTCTCGGCCGGGGTGGAGGACGCGCTGAGCGGCTTCGAAGAGATTACGGTGGCGCAAGCGGTGGCGGCCGCCGCGGGTTTGAGGTCGTTCGACGACTTCACGCTCGGCCGCGACAACCGCGCCGCCTGGGAACTGGACATGCCCGGCGTAGCGGCGACGGCGGGGGAGGCGGGCGCCGAGGAGATGGACGTGGAGTTGCCGCTGTCGCCGGCGTTCGACGGGTCGGCCGGCGTCAACGTCGCCGAGTTGGCGGCTCGAGCCGCACCCGGGATAGCGGGCGAGGACCTGTTCAGCATAGGATTGGGGGAAACCCGGGCCGAGGGCGTCGATAGCGTCGACCTCGCCGGGGTCGTTCCCGCGCGCAAGGGGGAAACGGGGGCCGAAGAATTCGCCCTCCCCGCCGGAGCGGAGGCCGCCGCCCCCGTAGAGGAAGCGGCCGAGGTTGGAGTTGGCGAGGCCGCCGGCGAGGACGAGCTGGCGGTAAGGCCGGAGCGATACCAACCGCGCAAGCCGCTCGAGCTCGAGCGCGAACCTTTCGAAAAAGACGAGGATTTCCTGAGTTGGCTTGACTCCATCAAGCTGAAAGAACTGTAG
- a CDS encoding O-antigen ligase family protein — translation MNGKNAKLKTVVEVGAATLVGAAAAYLAVGRGAVLAAVVALVAGLAIIAVAAGWPSRRPWLLPVFFWAALSVPLVKHLGPGGGIPAVNADHVVAYPVDFVILLGLAWVFLSRFKEERRTRERPAALGRALAALFKPDLISWAVAASAVATALSLYHAPRLEPTLSALVDVARLYAVYVLFRQLAAAGPRPVLVGLLAAAAAQSALCLLEFFAQNNFGLWEKPGWGAFIFTGASPEAARFLIARAGGTFEPNVTSQFLQMALPFAAVYFLTAAAKRRIPYVATFLLAAAAMFVTFSRGGWFGAAVALAVVVAGAWLKKQAVGARTGALAAMAAAGVILLIPAVAVVLARGAQGDQLSAAYRLADWRAAFAMIRDHPLLGMGKGNYLELARFYNPWTLEYPVHNVYLLSWAETGVLGLGAFVALLVGAFRAAVRAVRGNTGVDAAFGLAAFAAFTGVALRMFVSMSFVHPFVSLSFVALAAAAAAARPPSAR, via the coding sequence TTGAACGGGAAAAACGCTAAACTCAAAACTGTTGTCGAAGTCGGCGCCGCGACCCTCGTCGGCGCCGCGGCGGCCTATTTAGCCGTCGGCCGCGGCGCAGTCCTCGCGGCCGTTGTCGCCCTCGTCGCCGGCCTGGCCATTATCGCCGTCGCGGCGGGCTGGCCGTCCCGCCGGCCCTGGCTCCTGCCGGTTTTCTTCTGGGCCGCGCTCTCGGTCCCGCTCGTAAAACACCTCGGCCCCGGCGGCGGCATCCCCGCCGTCAACGCCGACCACGTCGTCGCCTACCCGGTCGACTTCGTAATACTCCTCGGCCTGGCCTGGGTATTCCTATCCAGGTTTAAGGAGGAGCGACGTACGCGCGAAAGGCCGGCGGCGCTGGGTCGCGCGCTGGCGGCCTTATTCAAACCGGACCTCATCTCCTGGGCCGTAGCGGCCTCGGCCGTCGCGACGGCGCTTTCGCTCTACCACGCGCCGAGGCTCGAGCCGACTTTATCCGCGTTGGTAGACGTGGCACGCCTTTACGCCGTATACGTACTCTTTCGGCAGCTGGCCGCCGCCGGGCCGCGGCCGGTCCTGGTGGGCCTTCTCGCCGCGGCCGCGGCGCAAAGCGCGCTCTGCCTACTCGAGTTCTTCGCGCAGAATAACTTCGGCCTGTGGGAAAAACCCGGCTGGGGCGCGTTCATCTTCACCGGCGCGAGTCCGGAGGCCGCGCGGTTTCTGATAGCGCGCGCCGGCGGGACCTTCGAGCCCAACGTGACGTCGCAATTCCTCCAGATGGCGCTGCCGTTTGCCGCGGTTTATTTCCTGACCGCGGCCGCGAAGCGGCGCATCCCGTACGTGGCCACCTTCCTATTGGCCGCGGCGGCGATGTTCGTTACCTTCTCCCGCGGCGGCTGGTTCGGGGCGGCGGTGGCTCTGGCGGTCGTCGTCGCCGGCGCGTGGTTGAAGAAGCAGGCCGTGGGCGCGCGTACGGGGGCGCTCGCGGCTATGGCCGCGGCGGGCGTCATATTGCTCATACCGGCGGTCGCGGTCGTCCTGGCGCGCGGCGCCCAGGGCGACCAGCTGTCCGCGGCCTATCGCCTCGCCGACTGGCGCGCCGCCTTCGCGATGATTCGGGACCACCCGCTGCTCGGCATGGGTAAAGGCAACTACCTCGAGCTGGCGCGCTTCTACAACCCGTGGACGCTCGAGTACCCGGTCCACAACGTCTACCTGCTGTCGTGGGCCGAGACCGGCGTTTTGGGGCTGGGCGCCTTCGTCGCGCTGCTGGTCGGAGCTTTCCGGGCCGCCGTGCGCGCCGTCCGCGGGAATACCGGCGTCGACGCCGCCTTCGGCCTGGCCGCTTTCGCGGCCTTCACCGGCGTCGCCTTGCGGATGTTCGTCTCGATGTCTTTCGTGCACCCGTTCGTAAGCCTCTCCTTCGTCGCACTCGCGGCCGCCGCGGCGGCCGCCCGGCCCCCCTCGGCCCGTTAA
- a CDS encoding O-antigen ligase family protein, with amino-acid sequence MTPKNGKYRVLLGVVLAAVALDAVLVFALELHPALVATVVITVGLALVSALTGLAQRHRWLLPLLFWTALSLPIVKHLGRGEGLPAINADHLIVYPVDPVILIGLVWALVSTARGRTAPRVDIKGLVAAAAKLFKPDLMAWVILAVSGATALSIFPAIFQAPAVFALLDVARIYAVYVLFRYLAARGTKPVLVGLFVVAAGQGILCVVELFAQNNFGLWQQPGWANFSVPGLTGVWKEISVARCGGTFGPNITAQFFQVVLPFGAVLFLTARKDVPAQRAKYLILLLLMIFALSATFSRGGWLGAGTAIGVLLVIASFKRKKLGAPYWSVATLIMLGAVLLLPATAVIACRNATGDSLGTATRLEEWSAAFEMIKNHPLLGAGKGNYVGITRLSQPWALRYPVHNVYLLYWAETGLVGLLSFVALLFSSFRLAARALRKNTGGNAAFGAAALAAFTGLAVRMLVSMSFIHPLVNLTFIALAGAVAAAAANATPAEDAGAGAAASPDATP; translated from the coding sequence GTGACGCCGAAAAACGGTAAATACCGGGTCCTATTGGGTGTGGTATTAGCGGCGGTCGCACTTGACGCTGTTCTCGTCTTCGCGCTCGAGCTGCACCCGGCCCTTGTAGCGACCGTCGTCATAACGGTCGGCCTCGCTTTGGTTTCGGCGTTAACGGGCCTTGCGCAGCGCCACCGCTGGCTACTACCGCTGCTATTCTGGACCGCGCTGTCGCTGCCCATCGTAAAACATCTCGGCCGGGGCGAAGGCCTGCCGGCCATAAACGCCGACCACTTAATAGTCTACCCCGTCGACCCCGTGATATTAATCGGCCTGGTGTGGGCGCTGGTCTCAACCGCTCGAGGGAGGACCGCGCCGCGTGTCGATATAAAGGGCCTCGTGGCAGCCGCCGCCAAGCTATTCAAACCGGACCTTATGGCTTGGGTGATATTGGCAGTAAGCGGGGCGACGGCACTATCGATATTCCCTGCGATTTTCCAGGCGCCGGCGGTTTTCGCCCTCTTGGACGTCGCGCGCATCTACGCCGTGTACGTCCTCTTCCGATACCTGGCCGCGCGGGGAACGAAGCCGGTACTGGTGGGTTTATTCGTCGTTGCCGCCGGCCAGGGTATTCTCTGCGTCGTCGAGCTATTCGCGCAAAACAACTTCGGCCTGTGGCAGCAACCGGGGTGGGCGAACTTCTCGGTCCCCGGGCTAACCGGCGTTTGGAAGGAGATATCCGTCGCGAGGTGCGGCGGGACCTTCGGGCCCAACATCACGGCCCAGTTCTTCCAGGTGGTTTTGCCGTTCGGCGCCGTCTTATTCCTTACCGCCCGGAAGGACGTCCCGGCGCAACGGGCGAAATATTTGATTTTACTACTCCTGATGATATTCGCGCTGTCCGCGACTTTCTCGCGGGGCGGGTGGTTGGGCGCCGGCACGGCGATAGGCGTCCTCCTCGTAATCGCCTCGTTCAAAAGGAAGAAGCTCGGCGCCCCGTACTGGTCGGTCGCGACTTTGATAATGCTGGGCGCCGTCCTGCTTCTGCCCGCAACCGCCGTTATCGCGTGTCGTAACGCCACCGGCGACTCGCTCGGGACCGCGACCCGCCTCGAGGAGTGGTCCGCAGCTTTCGAGATGATTAAGAACCACCCCCTCCTCGGCGCCGGCAAGGGGAATTACGTCGGCATAACGCGCCTTAGCCAACCTTGGGCCCTCAGGTACCCGGTCCACAACGTCTACCTCCTATACTGGGCCGAAACGGGCCTTGTCGGCTTACTGTCCTTCGTCGCCCTGCTTTTCTCGTCGTTCCGGCTCGCCGCGCGGGCCTTGCGGAAGAATACCGGAGGCAACGCGGCCTTCGGCGCCGCCGCGCTGGCGGCTTTTACGGGCCTTGCGGTGCGGATGTTGGTGTCGATGTCGTTCATCCACCCCCTGGTGAACCTCACGTTTATCGCGTTAGCGGGCGCCGTGGCCGCCGCGGCGGCGAACGCTACGCCGGCGGAAGACGCCGGGGCCGGCGCGGCCGCGTCCCCGGACGCAACGCCCTAA
- a CDS encoding alkaline phosphatase family protein, with product MARVVLIGLDGFGYDFAKRSFAAGLMPFLADRAAAGAFGAATSTIPPVSTAAWTTVTTGVGVGRHGIVDFRRREMANYGFAKPGRLINSTDVLVPRVYDLASRAGLRSFILNLPVTYPAAPVNGVLVAGVLTPPGSDRGYWPPDFRKYLAGYAYDLDEPVPAGLASLSRRLEELAASRARVAAAAFARERFDLAVVVFTGPDRLFHRFYDDAYAGAGPDDFPAAAASYFRALDAACEKVYEAFGADAALIVCSDHGFGPGPDKAFFVNRLLKKEGLLSVRADPASYAVNVLLGGIKKLFGGGRPLPVNWRRTAAYGFPMYMRWGGVALNVAGEQREGKVRPAEVAAVAEDVKRTLLAVAAPAPGLVEWVKTRDELYAGPVTADQPHLVFQVRRDAVVTEGKGPGPLVAPYRNAAKKGEHAVEAMALVVGAGVPAGESLAMKLEDIAPTAADFLGLEWRGMDGEPWGKGRPR from the coding sequence GTGGCGCGCGTCGTCCTCATAGGGTTGGACGGCTTCGGCTACGACTTCGCCAAGCGGAGCTTCGCCGCCGGGTTAATGCCGTTCCTGGCCGACCGCGCCGCGGCCGGCGCTTTCGGCGCCGCGACCTCGACCATACCCCCCGTCTCCACCGCGGCCTGGACGACGGTAACCACCGGCGTCGGCGTCGGCAGGCACGGCATCGTGGACTTCCGCCGCCGCGAGATGGCGAACTACGGCTTCGCCAAGCCGGGGCGGTTGATAAACAGCACCGACGTACTGGTACCGCGCGTCTACGACCTCGCGAGCCGGGCCGGCCTGAGGTCCTTCATCCTGAATCTCCCGGTAACTTACCCGGCGGCCCCCGTCAACGGCGTCCTGGTGGCGGGGGTCCTCACGCCGCCGGGTAGCGACCGGGGGTATTGGCCGCCCGACTTCCGGAAGTACTTGGCCGGATACGCCTACGACCTCGACGAACCGGTGCCGGCCGGCCTGGCCTCGCTGTCCCGGCGGCTCGAGGAGTTGGCGGCTTCCCGCGCGCGGGTGGCCGCGGCGGCGTTCGCCCGCGAGCGCTTCGACTTGGCGGTAGTGGTCTTCACCGGCCCGGACCGCCTCTTCCACCGCTTCTACGACGACGCCTACGCGGGGGCCGGGCCCGACGACTTCCCGGCGGCCGCGGCGTCCTACTTCCGGGCGCTGGACGCGGCGTGCGAAAAGGTGTACGAGGCCTTCGGCGCCGACGCGGCGCTCATCGTCTGCTCGGACCACGGCTTCGGCCCGGGCCCGGACAAAGCTTTCTTCGTCAACCGCCTGCTTAAGAAAGAAGGCTTGCTGTCGGTCCGTGCGGACCCCGCCTCGTACGCCGTAAACGTCCTCTTAGGCGGAATAAAGAAGTTGTTCGGCGGCGGCCGGCCGCTGCCCGTGAATTGGCGCCGCACCGCGGCCTACGGCTTCCCGATGTACATGCGTTGGGGCGGCGTCGCCCTGAACGTCGCGGGCGAACAACGGGAGGGGAAGGTGCGGCCGGCGGAGGTGGCCGCGGTAGCGGAAGACGTTAAGCGGACGCTGCTGGCCGTCGCGGCGCCGGCCCCGGGCCTCGTAGAATGGGTTAAAACGCGCGACGAACTATACGCCGGGCCGGTCACGGCCGACCAACCGCACCTGGTCTTCCAAGTGCGCCGCGACGCCGTCGTGACGGAGGGAAAAGGACCCGGGCCGCTGGTCGCGCCGTACCGAAACGCCGCCAAAAAGGGCGAACACGCCGTCGAGGCGATGGCGCTCGTCGTCGGCGCGGGCGTGCCCGCCGGCGAAAGCCTCGCGATGAAGCTCGAGGACATAGCGCCAACCGCGGCCGACTTCCTGGGGCTCGAGTGGCGCGGGATGGACGGCGAGCCGTGGGGTAAGGGCCGGCCGCGTTAA